The Candidatus Pelagibacter sp. IMCC9063 genome has a window encoding:
- a CDS encoding PilW family protein, producing the protein MMKKNKLKDIAGITLIEIMIGVVISAIMMGAMYTTYSIVNSSYTQVTDRAKISRSGRDIVAMLIRDIRLAGFKYHYGVNTDDISKQDNLEYISGSSDIETSHDPIIVIKDTLGDAAESDIATSKNDDADLCCDKIHIVYGDFNQNDAQPYKRYRVTYYAKPSGDNEYYAVYKSKQSWIQSSESVTGNWSSSCAECFSGELIRDHLVDMEFIVFDQQGRIINPPPRPDTSSRENLYNIKAVDIRLTFRSKNEFYRFNAKDDNPRFVKGLGERTRKFIDKYLRDSVVVTVNTRNIGS; encoded by the coding sequence ATGATGAAAAAAAATAAATTAAAAGATATTGCTGGAATAACTCTAATAGAAATTATGATTGGAGTGGTTATCTCAGCTATTATGATGGGAGCGATGTATACAACTTACAGCATTGTAAATAGTAGTTATACTCAAGTCACAGACCGTGCAAAAATAAGTCGTTCTGGAAGAGATATTGTTGCAATGTTGATTAGAGATATTAGGTTGGCAGGCTTTAAATATCACTATGGTGTAAATACTGATGACATATCAAAACAAGATAATCTTGAATACATTTCTGGTAGTAGCGATATAGAAACAAGCCATGATCCAATTATAGTAATCAAAGATACATTAGGAGATGCAGCAGAGTCAGATATAGCCACCTCTAAAAACGATGACGCAGATTTATGTTGTGATAAAATTCATATAGTTTACGGGGACTTCAATCAAAATGATGCACAACCTTACAAGCGGTATAGAGTTACTTACTACGCTAAACCAAGTGGGGATAATGAATATTATGCTGTTTATAAATCAAAACAAAGTTGGATACAGTCTAGTGAAAGTGTAACAGGTAACTGGTCCAGTAGTTGTGCAGAATGTTTCTCCGGTGAATTAATTAGAGATCATCTTGTGGATATGGAGTTTATAGTTTTTGATCAGCAAGGAAGAATTATCAATCCTCCTCCAAGACCAGACACAAGTAGTAGAGAAAATCTTTATAATATTAAAGCTGTAGATATAAGATTAACTTTTAGATCAAAAAATGAGTTTTATAGATTCAATGCAAAAGATGACAATCCAAGATTTGTAAAAGGACTTGGGGAGAGAACCCGTAAATTTATAGATAAGTATTTAAGAGACTCAGTTGTCGTCACTGTGAATACTAGAAATATTGGTAGTTAA
- a CDS encoding type IV pilus modification PilV family protein, protein MIKFSNKRKRQSGITILESLISTAIIGIGFVAIFQMVNFSVQSIDSSSERTKANYLVSMIAEDVIAHKITNTSFERIEACGPKKNTIDSIKSIYETAVEDAAENKREKWNSIFKTDRYLKCKSEKDIKDVKIFQICKTGCDYTSSYKEDESDIHAEVYDEMFIGRVQVNMNDGKKRRFLYFTADYQLK, encoded by the coding sequence ATGATTAAATTTTCAAATAAAAGAAAAAGACAATCAGGAATCACTATTTTAGAGTCTTTAATCTCCACCGCAATTATAGGAATAGGATTTGTTGCTATTTTTCAAATGGTCAACTTTTCGGTTCAATCGATTGATAGCTCTAGCGAAAGAACCAAGGCAAACTATTTAGTAAGCATGATAGCAGAAGATGTTATAGCCCACAAAATAACGAATACTAGTTTTGAAAGGATCGAGGCATGTGGTCCGAAAAAAAACACCATTGATTCAATAAAATCAATTTATGAGACAGCTGTGGAAGATGCTGCGGAAAATAAAAGAGAAAAATGGAATAGCATTTTTAAAACTGACAGATACCTTAAATGTAAAAGTGAAAAAGATATTAAAGATGTAAAAATTTTTCAAATATGTAAAACAGGATGTGATTATACTTCATCATATAAAGAAGACGAGTCAGATATTCATGCTGAGGTTTATGATGAGATGTTCATAGGTAGAGTGCAAGTTAATATGAACGATGGAAAGAAAAGAAGATTTTTATATTTCACTGCTGATTACCAACTTAAATAA
- a CDS encoding pilus assembly FimT family protein: MGKLIQVQEKNIKGFNLIELLVVIAIISVISAAAYPNFSSWKKAREVRGAAIEIKSLFTNINSQVQRGLYGFVQVEVTATEDGEVVVISKGMKLSNLAQKINYSEDAWNVDQTSRCALVQDWDDKGMDEGIKSNKLEVSSLQFDDIAVNFEDKSGTVCFSKDGSWYSTAEEFESSGAFYICEVKEIKCDVKEDGDPNDLNQDNLFALNWSRFGNITLEKWSKSKSEWILQ, encoded by the coding sequence ATGGGAAAATTGATCCAGGTGCAGGAAAAGAACATTAAAGGTTTTAATCTCATAGAGCTTTTGGTTGTGATTGCAATTATATCCGTAATATCAGCAGCAGCTTACCCAAATTTTTCGTCTTGGAAAAAAGCAAGAGAAGTAAGGGGAGCCGCTATAGAAATAAAAAGCTTATTCACAAATATTAATTCTCAAGTTCAAAGAGGATTGTATGGATTTGTCCAAGTAGAAGTAACAGCAACAGAAGACGGCGAAGTCGTGGTTATCTCGAAGGGTATGAAACTGAGTAACCTTGCACAAAAAATTAATTACAGTGAGGATGCTTGGAATGTTGACCAAACTTCAAGATGTGCTCTTGTTCAGGATTGGGATGATAAAGGGATGGATGAAGGAATTAAATCTAATAAATTAGAAGTTAGCTCCTTACAATTTGACGACATAGCAGTAAATTTTGAAGACAAATCAGGAACCGTTTGTTTTTCTAAAGATGGGTCTTGGTATAGCACTGCTGAAGAATTTGAATCATCAGGAGCGTTTTATATTTGTGAAGTTAAAGAAATAAAATGTGATGTTAAAGAAGATGGAGATCCAAACGATCTAAATCAAGATAATTTATTTGCATTAAATTGGTCTAGATTTGGCAATATTACTTTAGAAAAATGGAGCAAATCCAAATCAGAATGGATTTTACAATAA
- a CDS encoding type IV pilus twitching motility protein PilT, with product MFEKLEELAKNNKKISDFHIRSGSPLAYRQTGEVVTVKDILVKAQDLQDLMSTNCNETETKKFQETHELDSAVMLSGLRFRANFYKTIRGPAAVLRRVESVIPEMSQFDLPDVLYDIIDMHKGLVLVTGPTGSGKSTTLAAIINEINKTRTAHIITVEDPVEFVHKDAKSIVSQREVGKQTQSFASALKAALREDPDVILVGEMRDLETVGLALTAAETGHLVFGTLHTSGAPNTINRIIDVFPPEQQAQIRAQISTSLKMVVTQRLIKTKDGQGRVAAFEVMKCTAPIQNLIREAKIHQIPSIMQTSVRDGMITMQKSLDELVNNGKIDPGAGKEH from the coding sequence ATGTTTGAAAAATTAGAAGAATTAGCAAAAAATAATAAAAAAATTTCCGATTTTCATATTCGAAGTGGCTCACCGTTAGCTTATAGACAAACAGGTGAAGTAGTGACGGTTAAAGATATTCTTGTAAAAGCACAAGATCTTCAAGATCTTATGTCGACAAATTGCAATGAAACAGAAACAAAAAAATTTCAAGAAACGCATGAATTAGATTCTGCTGTAATGTTAAGCGGATTAAGGTTTAGAGCTAACTTTTATAAAACAATTAGAGGGCCTGCTGCAGTTCTTAGAAGAGTGGAAAGTGTCATTCCTGAAATGTCACAATTTGATTTACCAGATGTTCTTTATGATATTATTGATATGCATAAAGGGTTAGTTCTAGTTACAGGACCAACAGGGTCTGGAAAATCAACTACACTTGCAGCAATTATTAATGAAATTAACAAAACAAGAACAGCGCATATTATTACAGTTGAAGACCCGGTGGAGTTTGTGCACAAAGATGCAAAAAGTATTGTTTCACAGCGTGAAGTTGGAAAACAAACACAATCATTTGCAAGTGCTTTAAAGGCAGCTTTGCGTGAAGATCCAGATGTTATTTTAGTGGGAGAGATGAGAGATCTTGAAACAGTTGGTCTTGCCTTAACTGCTGCAGAAACAGGTCATTTAGTTTTTGGAACATTGCATACTAGTGGAGCGCCCAATACTATTAATAGAATTATTGATGTATTTCCTCCAGAACAACAAGCACAAATTCGTGCGCAAATTTCCACTTCATTAAAAATGGTAGTAACTCAAAGATTAATAAAAACAAAAGATGGTCAAGGCCGAGTGGCTGCTTTTGAAGTTATGAAATGTACAGCTCCAATACAAAACTTAATACGTGAAGCTAAAATTCACCAAATCCCAAGTATCATGCAAACGTCAGTTCGTGATGGTATGATTACAATGCAAAAATCATTAGATGAACTTGTTAATAATGGGAAAATTGATCCAGGTGCAGGAAAAGAACATTAA
- a CDS encoding autotransporter outer membrane beta-barrel domain-containing protein produces MLTVQKKNWNVLIHLHVQNFKENQIHKHVKFFFGKNKLLTIKGVLKPKIFLVLFSLFFSSLALAAALTVTWVDGRIPSGNANCTSSQTGASLVNDRTTDPNDVQFSDDGLQVFTANPAMQSNLNLSMNKLSTPFDLTSVKTDNGSNDCDDLDGFLPSSIASGAMHVQLENIQIVSSGRKFFILDIHGELGRFDLSTPNDFSTATYVGKLSFLNEKDSFALNRDGTKVFTLNSTDNAPVVTTWSLPGPYDVSSKTKISELDLTSLGLELTAGPNDIGRDIEFNDTGSAMFILMSNDAAPRDKSYIHHFRLGTNYDVSTATFVGKWNVGDFGNTPTGYGMPRGFSFSSDGMHMYIVQIQAGAGVDQINQYNLECPYGLVECTSDASASVSSQAELANQNISLNVSTIFKRFEWIKRNRKNENLSSHNININYSNPLLKSLASKFEPSLTNNLVSLVSNTLNKDKKKKSKWSSWSIVDVSIGDFEETLLDKGKAIKTKGITFGSDRKIGDNKFFGLALRYADSASNIRRSFQNVDLESLTLNIYGTTPAINNQYINTVLGLSALKFDNKHSGKTSGERNGKQAFASVNYRSKNTFSKLNITPTGKLTYGVTQLSEFTDFISKTIDTLAQEDIRYHEDTFVSGEFAGGLLFEMEKYENEKEGTTFQPMGGIEIIYDLSDDITYEYQRLASTSVNKETITKYYNKKLKTNIGFEHIVENGFTIFVDYQKMISLNDDCESCVHAGTGRTFKNESFIIKISKSKEEDSQFAFDFEPLSNNSAKLSYTKNINNFNLKLNSNMDLFTQSSDYGANLEISSKF; encoded by the coding sequence TTGCTAACAGTCCAAAAAAAAAACTGGAATGTATTAATACATCTTCATGTTCAAAATTTTAAAGAAAACCAAATACACAAACACGTTAAATTTTTTTTTGGGAAAAATAAATTATTAACTATAAAAGGTGTTCTTAAGCCTAAGATATTTTTAGTTTTATTTAGTTTATTTTTTTCATCTCTAGCCCTTGCTGCAGCTTTAACAGTAACTTGGGTGGATGGTCGTATTCCATCTGGAAACGCAAACTGTACAAGTTCTCAAACTGGCGCTTCTCTCGTAAATGACAGAACGACGGATCCTAATGATGTTCAATTTAGTGATGATGGTCTTCAAGTATTTACAGCAAATCCTGCTATGCAATCAAATCTTAACTTATCTATGAATAAGTTAAGCACACCTTTTGATCTGACCTCAGTTAAAACTGATAATGGCAGTAATGATTGTGATGATCTAGATGGTTTTTTACCTTCAAGTATAGCTAGTGGAGCAATGCATGTACAATTAGAAAATATACAGATTGTATCAAGTGGTAGAAAATTTTTTATATTGGATATACATGGAGAGTTAGGTAGGTTTGATTTATCTACACCAAATGATTTTTCAACGGCAACTTATGTTGGAAAACTTTCCTTTTTAAATGAAAAAGATTCTTTTGCGCTAAATAGAGATGGAACAAAAGTTTTTACATTAAATTCTACAGATAATGCTCCAGTAGTTACCACTTGGTCTTTGCCTGGTCCTTACGATGTTTCTTCAAAGACAAAAATAAGTGAATTAGATTTAACATCTTTAGGTCTTGAATTAACAGCAGGTCCAAATGATATAGGACGTGATATTGAATTTAATGATACTGGGAGTGCTATGTTTATTTTAATGTCAAATGATGCTGCACCTAGAGATAAAAGTTATATTCATCATTTTAGATTAGGAACAAATTATGATGTATCAACAGCAACATTTGTTGGAAAATGGAATGTTGGTGATTTTGGTAATACGCCAACAGGCTATGGAATGCCAAGAGGATTTTCTTTTTCAAGCGATGGAATGCATATGTACATCGTTCAAATTCAAGCTGGGGCTGGGGTAGATCAGATAAATCAATATAATTTAGAGTGTCCTTATGGGTTGGTAGAATGTACATCTGATGCAAGTGCCTCAGTTAGTTCTCAAGCTGAATTAGCTAATCAAAATATAAGTTTAAATGTTTCAACTATTTTTAAAAGATTTGAATGGATAAAAAGAAATAGAAAGAATGAAAATTTATCTAGTCATAATATTAATATAAACTATTCTAATCCTTTGTTAAAATCTTTAGCAAGTAAGTTTGAACCTTCATTGACAAATAATTTGGTATCACTTGTAAGCAATACTTTAAATAAAGACAAAAAGAAGAAATCTAAATGGTCGTCATGGAGTATAGTCGATGTATCAATAGGAGATTTTGAGGAAACACTTTTAGATAAAGGAAAAGCCATTAAAACAAAGGGTATAACATTTGGTTCAGATAGAAAAATTGGAGATAATAAGTTTTTTGGCTTGGCATTAAGGTATGCGGATAGTGCATCAAATATTAGACGTTCTTTTCAAAATGTTGATCTGGAGTCTTTAACATTGAATATTTATGGTACTACTCCCGCAATCAACAACCAGTATATAAATACAGTCTTGGGCTTAAGTGCCTTAAAATTTGATAATAAGCACTCAGGGAAAACATCGGGTGAACGGAATGGAAAACAAGCATTTGCATCCGTTAATTACAGAAGTAAAAATACATTTAGTAAGCTCAATATTACTCCTACAGGAAAACTTACTTATGGAGTGACGCAATTATCTGAATTTACAGATTTTATAAGCAAAACTATAGATACGCTAGCTCAAGAAGATATTCGTTATCACGAGGATACATTTGTAAGTGGTGAATTTGCAGGTGGTCTTTTATTTGAAATGGAAAAATATGAGAATGAAAAAGAGGGAACGACTTTCCAACCCATGGGAGGAATTGAAATTATTTATGATCTAAGCGATGATATTACTTACGAATATCAAAGGCTAGCCTCAACTAGTGTAAATAAAGAAACGATTACTAAATATTATAATAAGAAATTAAAAACTAACATTGGTTTTGAGCATATAGTTGAAAATGGCTTCACCATATTTGTAGATTATCAAAAGATGATTAGTTTAAATGATGATTGTGAAAGTTGTGTTCACGCAGGAACAGGTAGAACTTTTAAAAATGAAAGTTTTATAATTAAAATTAGTAAATCAAAAGAAGAAGATTCACAATTTGCTTTTGATTTCGAGCCTTTATCAAATAATTCTGCAAAATTAAGCTACACAAAAAACATCAATAATTTTAATCTTAAATTAAACTCTAATATGGATTTATTTACTCAAAGTTCTGACTATGGTGCAAATTTAGAAATTTCAAGTAAATTTTAA
- a CDS encoding TAXI family TRAP transporter solute-binding subunit: protein MNKFLKKILIILAVSFFSLTANSISAEYFTIGSGASNKINFVLGNAICKMMGKLPSEEHGTGNNSKSYRCTAPSTGSASFNLDQVQEENFQFSFVRSDKVNAVLSQQGSETIKPFKEIRSVFSTSPYIFQIVARKKSNIKDWKSLKGKKIHIGKEGSVERKTFDLLMDANRVNKSFFGITIEDDNIFKADDICSNKLDAVGLISAVPNLEIEKAITKCGASVLDLKDSNLDHIIKNNTYFSLVEISKDTYKNKEKIKSVSFVDNLITHSNVSEDTVYHLVKAVFENFSDFQKEHEAFAKLNIQQMIRQGIAAPLHPGAIKYYKERGWM, encoded by the coding sequence ATGAACAAATTTTTAAAAAAAATTTTAATTATTTTAGCCGTAAGCTTTTTTAGCTTAACTGCCAACTCTATCTCTGCTGAATATTTTACTATTGGATCGGGCGCTTCTAATAAAATTAACTTTGTATTAGGAAATGCTATCTGCAAAATGATGGGAAAGTTACCATCTGAAGAACATGGCACAGGTAATAATTCTAAATCCTATCGTTGTACGGCACCATCGACTGGATCTGCTTCATTTAATTTAGACCAAGTTCAGGAGGAAAATTTTCAATTTTCTTTTGTAAGATCTGACAAGGTTAACGCTGTATTGTCACAGCAAGGGTCTGAAACTATTAAACCCTTCAAAGAAATTAGATCCGTTTTTTCTACCAGTCCTTATATTTTTCAAATTGTCGCTAGAAAAAAGTCAAACATTAAAGATTGGAAATCTTTAAAGGGTAAAAAAATACATATAGGGAAAGAAGGATCCGTTGAGAGAAAAACTTTTGATTTGCTCATGGATGCCAACCGAGTAAATAAAAGTTTTTTTGGAATTACGATAGAAGACGACAATATATTTAAGGCAGATGATATTTGTAGTAATAAATTAGATGCCGTGGGTCTTATAAGTGCAGTACCTAACCTAGAGATAGAAAAAGCAATAACTAAATGTGGGGCTTCTGTTTTGGATTTAAAAGATTCTAACCTCGATCATATAATAAAAAATAATACTTACTTTTCTTTAGTAGAAATTTCTAAAGACACCTACAAAAACAAAGAAAAGATTAAGTCTGTTAGCTTTGTCGATAATTTAATTACTCACTCTAATGTTTCTGAAGATACCGTTTATCATTTGGTCAAAGCTGTATTTGAAAACTTTTCTGACTTTCAAAAAGAACATGAAGCATTCGCTAAATTAAATATTCAACAAATGATTAGACAAGGAATTGCTGCACCCTTACATCCTGGTGCCATTAAATATTATAAAGAAAGAGGATGGATGTAG
- a CDS encoding L-rhamnonate dehydratase, with the protein MTKIKDIKTTVYQWKGKTVPPQKNFCTNASDLLYDRGDNMGSFRFHEWLVCEIETDDGIVGIGNAALAPQIVKKTIDLYLKPLLINEDPFDYAYLWEKMYRRTLAWGRKGVGMTAISAVDIAIWDLIGKITKKPVFKLLGGRTKEKIPVYASKLYSQPIKDLQQEAEKYVKEGFTMFKMRFGWGPKDGISGMKKNLELVEAVREVVGYDTDLMLECYMGWNLDYTKQMMPKLMKFNPRWLEEPVIADDIHGYAELNNMNMIPISGGEHEFSLFGFKQLLDLKAVSYIQYDTNRVGGITAAQKINALAEAYQVPVVPHAGQMHNYHLTMANVNCPISEYFPVHDVEIGNELFYYIFEGDPAPKNGFIDLEDDKPGLGLTISDKYLDSFDIIN; encoded by the coding sequence ATGACAAAAATTAAAGATATTAAAACTACCGTCTACCAGTGGAAGGGGAAAACTGTCCCTCCTCAGAAAAACTTTTGTACTAACGCCTCAGATTTACTTTATGACCGTGGTGACAATATGGGGTCATTTAGATTTCATGAATGGCTTGTTTGTGAAATAGAAACAGATGACGGTATTGTAGGAATTGGTAATGCAGCCTTGGCGCCTCAGATTGTAAAAAAAACAATCGATCTTTATTTAAAACCATTGTTAATTAATGAGGACCCTTTTGACTATGCTTATCTTTGGGAAAAAATGTATCGAAGAACATTAGCTTGGGGAAGAAAAGGGGTTGGTATGACAGCAATTTCTGCAGTCGATATTGCTATTTGGGATTTGATTGGAAAGATTACTAAGAAACCTGTTTTTAAATTATTAGGCGGTAGGACCAAAGAAAAAATCCCGGTGTATGCTTCTAAGCTGTACAGCCAACCAATTAAAGATCTTCAGCAAGAAGCAGAGAAGTACGTCAAAGAAGGTTTTACCATGTTTAAGATGAGATTTGGATGGGGACCTAAAGATGGAATTTCAGGTATGAAAAAAAACTTAGAACTAGTAGAGGCGGTAAGAGAAGTGGTTGGTTACGATACAGATCTTATGCTTGAATGTTATATGGGATGGAATCTGGATTACACCAAACAAATGATGCCCAAGCTAATGAAATTTAATCCGAGGTGGTTAGAAGAACCAGTCATTGCAGATGATATTCACGGGTATGCCGAGTTAAATAATATGAACATGATTCCCATTTCTGGAGGAGAGCATGAGTTTTCATTGTTTGGATTTAAACAACTGTTAGATTTGAAAGCAGTCAGTTATATTCAGTACGATACTAATAGAGTGGGTGGAATAACAGCCGCACAAAAAATAAATGCTTTAGCGGAAGCTTATCAAGTTCCAGTTGTTCCTCACGCAGGACAGATGCATAACTACCATTTAACTATGGCCAATGTAAATTGCCCTATTTCAGAGTACTTCCCAGTGCACGATGTGGAGATTGGAAATGAACTTTTCTATTATATATTTGAAGGCGACCCTGCTCCTAAAAATGGTTTTATCGATTTAGAGGATGACAAGCCTGGCTTGGGTCTTACAATTTCCGATAAATATTTGGATAGTTTTGATATTATTAATTAA
- a CDS encoding 4-hydroxythreonine-4-phosphate dehydrogenase PdxA gives MNNKPTIGIILGDPSGIGPELVTKLLTDKITDKANCVLIGERSILEDGEKTSGVKTDLIPAKNFDEIDFSKGSKFFIDITNGKNRAYEKKIANAESGASVLESLDYALDLAKEKKIHAINFGPMNKTSLILGGCKYNDEHEFMQEKLGMKEFCCEFNVVDNFWTARVTSHIPLKDVAQNITIENILKPIKLIDKTLRMSGMKNPRVAVQALNPHGEFGTEEKDEIIPAIEEAKKMGINAGGPLPCDTSFITAFKNKEYDCIIGMYHDALQCGLKAFGFDRGVTVSGGLSVPVTTPAHGTAFDITDKNIANMEPTINSFQIALDMSHGLMNDKN, from the coding sequence ATGAATAACAAACCAACTATAGGAATTATACTAGGAGATCCTTCTGGAATTGGTCCAGAATTAGTAACAAAATTGCTTACAGACAAGATAACAGACAAGGCAAATTGTGTTTTGATCGGCGAAAGAAGTATTCTGGAAGATGGAGAAAAAACATCGGGAGTAAAGACAGACTTAATCCCTGCAAAAAATTTTGATGAAATAGATTTTAGCAAAGGTTCTAAATTTTTTATTGATATTACTAATGGTAAAAATAGAGCATATGAAAAAAAAATAGCTAATGCAGAATCGGGTGCGAGTGTTTTAGAAAGCCTAGATTACGCACTTGACTTAGCAAAAGAAAAAAAGATTCACGCTATCAATTTTGGACCTATGAATAAGACTAGTTTAATTTTAGGTGGCTGCAAATACAACGATGAACATGAATTTATGCAAGAGAAACTAGGGATGAAAGAGTTTTGTTGCGAATTCAATGTGGTAGACAATTTTTGGACTGCTCGTGTCACTTCCCACATTCCATTAAAAGATGTTGCACAAAACATCACAATTGAAAATATTTTAAAACCCATAAAATTAATTGATAAAACTTTACGAATGAGTGGCATGAAGAATCCAAGAGTAGCCGTTCAAGCACTAAATCCTCATGGAGAATTTGGAACGGAAGAAAAAGATGAAATTATCCCAGCTATTGAGGAAGCTAAAAAAATGGGAATTAATGCGGGAGGCCCTTTGCCGTGCGATACTTCTTTCATTACTGCCTTTAAGAATAAAGAGTATGACTGCATTATTGGCATGTATCACGATGCTTTACAGTGTGGACTTAAAGCTTTTGGCTTTGATAGAGGGGTAACTGTATCTGGAGGATTGTCCGTTCCAGTAACAACACCTGCACATGGAACTGCATTCGATATTACAGATAAAAATATTGCTAATATGGAGCCTACAATAAATTCTTTTCAAATAGCTCTAGATATGAGTCACGGTTTAATGAATGACAAAAATTAA
- a CDS encoding GntR family transcriptional regulator, with product MKQSIIKKNTKILDLHPEVEERPTSYIAQIYNQIKKSLINGELKPGEKLKIDSLKEIYNVGSTPIREALTWLVADNLVQKIDQKGFVATESTIQDFKEILKTRLWIEEIAFRKSMQNKKSIDSWEEELIVLCHRMEKRDWKEEYDPSNTNSWEMIHKKFHMTLVNRCRSEYLVKFCEQLYDLNLRFRFILIKQKKSYHKRQVNTEHADILKHVLKRDENKAVNALIGHYKITDKYFDK from the coding sequence ATGAAGCAGAGTATTATAAAAAAAAATACTAAAATTTTAGATTTGCATCCTGAAGTTGAAGAGAGACCCACCTCTTATATCGCACAAATTTATAACCAAATTAAAAAGTCTTTAATCAATGGTGAATTAAAGCCAGGAGAAAAGTTAAAAATTGATTCATTAAAAGAAATTTATAATGTTGGATCCACACCAATTAGAGAAGCTCTGACTTGGCTAGTTGCAGATAACTTAGTACAAAAAATAGACCAAAAAGGATTTGTTGCAACAGAATCTACTATCCAAGATTTTAAAGAAATTTTAAAAACAAGATTATGGATAGAAGAAATAGCCTTTAGAAAATCCATGCAAAACAAGAAGAGCATTGATTCATGGGAGGAAGAATTGATTGTTTTATGTCATAGAATGGAAAAAAGAGACTGGAAGGAAGAGTATGATCCATCCAATACTAACTCTTGGGAGATGATACATAAAAAATTTCACATGACTTTAGTTAATAGATGTCGGTCAGAGTATTTAGTTAAATTCTGTGAACAGCTTTATGATTTAAATTTAAGATTTAGGTTTATATTAATTAAGCAAAAAAAATCCTATCACAAACGCCAAGTTAATACAGAACATGCGGATATATTAAAGCATGTGTTAAAACGAGACGAGAATAAAGCTGTAAATGCGCTAATTGGTCATTATAAAATTACGGATAAGTATTTTGATAAGTAA
- a CDS encoding Bug family tripartite tricarboxylate transporter substrate binding protein: MIKKKLLTVALAALVMVLDMPITEMNAQAGSHSKKAIQAVTHAGFGGGTDVTTRMMLLRARRVLKQDMQLVNKKGGGGAVSMDYMMSLPADGQHTLTWTTGHAVSMALGKTKVKLSDMQPLARGTDDPQLFVVSCKSKFKDGKTFVKMQKSKSFSYGTTHTGGIDDVSAIAFTKKGKLKDPKIVAYKGVSPIKTNLIKGDIDVGVLNLGEALTEINEGKLCVAVVLAKKRMAKLSKVPTATELGIPVALSTVRGFVTKKGVSAERAKELENGMLKAMGHNYYKNFLTEIGLDQTSVVGADEWGKQMEDMLKEMTAQLKALGYLK; this comes from the coding sequence ATGATAAAGAAAAAACTACTTACAGTAGCGTTAGCAGCTCTAGTAATGGTTCTTGACATGCCAATTACCGAAATGAATGCTCAAGCTGGTTCGCATAGTAAAAAAGCGATCCAAGCTGTAACTCATGCAGGTTTTGGTGGTGGAACAGATGTAACTACTAGAATGATGCTATTAAGAGCTCGAAGAGTTCTGAAACAAGATATGCAATTAGTAAATAAAAAGGGTGGCGGTGGTGCTGTGTCTATGGACTACATGATGTCATTACCTGCTGATGGTCAGCATACTTTAACGTGGACAACAGGTCATGCTGTTTCTATGGCTTTAGGAAAAACTAAAGTGAAGCTAAGTGATATGCAACCTTTGGCTAGAGGAACAGATGATCCTCAGTTATTTGTTGTTAGTTGCAAATCTAAATTTAAAGACGGAAAAACTTTTGTGAAAATGCAAAAGAGCAAGTCTTTTTCTTATGGAACAACTCACACAGGTGGAATTGATGACGTAAGTGCAATTGCTTTTACTAAAAAAGGAAAATTAAAAGATCCTAAAATTGTTGCTTACAAAGGTGTATCTCCAATTAAAACAAACCTAATCAAGGGTGATATTGATGTGGGTGTTTTGAATTTAGGAGAAGCATTAACTGAAATCAACGAAGGTAAACTTTGTGTTGCTGTTGTATTGGCTAAAAAAAGAATGGCTAAGCTTTCAAAAGTTCCAACAGCCACTGAGCTAGGAATACCTGTTGCACTATCTACAGTTCGTGGATTTGTAACTAAAAAAGGTGTTTCGGCTGAACGAGCTAAAGAGCTTGAAAACGGAATGCTAAAAGCTATGGGTCATAACTACTACAAAAATTTCTTAACAGAAATTGGTTTAGACCAGACTAGTGTAGTTGGTGCAGACGAGTGGGGAAAGCAAATGGAAGATATGCTTAAAGAAATGACCGCTCAACTAAAAGCATTAGGTTACTTAAAATAA